From the Methanocaldococcus fervens AG86 genome, the window AAAAGAGATTGCTGAAAAGACTGGTGTTGATATTTCAGGGCCAATACCATTGCCAACAAAGGTCTTAAAAGTTGTTACAAGAAAAAGTCCAGATGGAGAAGGTTCATCAACATTTGATAGATGGACAATGAAGATTCATAAGAGATTAATTGACATAGATGCAGATGAAAGAGCTTTAAGACACATCATGAAAATAAGAATCCCAGATAACGTTCAAATAGAGATACAGTTTAAATAAGAGCTCTATTTTATAGGATAAACTTTCATAGGCAAAAGCGTTGCAATCTGAACAGTGAGGATTGCAACGAATCTTTTCTTTTTTATTGTTTATTCAATATTTCTCAATTTTTTGAATAACCTAACTCTTTCAATAATTTTTTTCTTTATTTCTTCAATCCCTTTACCTTCTTTCAATATTGCAGGAACAATAAACTTCCACTGATGCCATGGTGGCTGGCATTTTAGATATTCACAGATTCCATCTAAAACCTCATCCCATTCTTCTTTCTTTATTTTGTCCATCTTATTAGCCACAAGAATTGGGCTTATTTTTAGATCAGTTATAAAGTCAAACATCTCTAAATCAATTGGAATCTCTCCTCTCTCTTCCCATCTTTCAACTATTTCAAAAAATGCCTTTGCATCTATAATTTGAACTGCTGCAGCTATCTCATCTGCATGATTTTCTATATAATGGACAATCTCATCCTTAATCTTTTCCTGTATTTTTTTTGGCAATCCGGCCATATAACCAAAACCTGGCATATCTACCAAAATATACTCTCCCATATCATATTCATTAATCTTTAAAGTAACACCAGGCTTTTTTCCAACTTTAACATCTTTTCTACCAGTTATCAATCTAACAAAAGTAGATTTACCAACATTACTCCTTCCAACCACTACAACTTTTGGTTTTATCTTTTTTTCTTCATACTTTTCCTTTAAATTTTTGTATTTCTCAAAAAAGTCCATGTTATCACACAACTATTTAATTTTTAAAATAGTAAAAAAGATGGGATGTTTGTTATTTTTATTTTTAATATCTGTCCTGTGGAGTTCTGACTTCCTCAATAATCTTCTTACCAGCAACAACCTCATCTATACTGTGAATGGTCCCTCCCAAACTTTCAATAATTTCCTGAATTTCATCAAAATCTAAGTTATTCCCTTCAATAGTTACCTTAACATTCTCAGTTTCTTTATCAATCTCATAAACGGTAATATTAACCCCATCGATATTTGGTAATGATGTTAATTTTAACGCCATATCTGTTATTTTTGGTTCATGTGGCTTTAATATATCTAAAACAATTCTCCTAATGCCATTCAATTTTATCCCTCTAAGATTTTAATTTTTTAGTTCATGTTACCTATTATCAATATTGGATTATTTAAGATTATTGTTGATATATTTTTATTTATGGATTTATAAAATATTAAAAATCAAATGATAAGATATTAATAACACCTAAGATAAATTAGTAATGTTATTAGCTATTAAGACCTTAATGGAGGGAAACGATGGAGATAAATGGAGTATATATTGAGGACACATTTGCAGAAGCATTTCCAATATATGTATCAAGAGTTTTAATAACAGCTGCTACAAAGAAGTGGGCTAAGATTGCAGCTACAGAGGCAACCGGTTTTGGATGCTCTGTCATAATGTGTCCAGCAGAGGCGGGAATTGAGAAGTATGTCCCACCATCAGAAACCCCAGATGGAAGACCAGGATTTATAATTCAAATTTGCCACCCTAAAAAGTCAGAATTAGAGCATCAAATGTTAGAGAGATTAGGACAGTGTGTCTTAACATGCCCAACAACAGCTATTTTTGACGCTATGGGAGATAAAGCTGAAGAGCAACTAAAAGTTGGATTTAAGTTGAAGTTTTTCGGAGACGGATATGAGAAGAAAGATGAGATGTACGGAAGAAAAGTTTATAGAATTCCAATCATGGGAGGAGAATTTATAACTGAAGCTAAATTTGGAATTAAAAAAGGAGTTGCTGGAGGAAACTTCTTCATAATGGCAGATACAAATGCTTCTGCTTTAATTGCTGCTGAAGCAGCAGTTAATGCCATTGCAAGTGTTGAAGGTGTTATAACTCCATTCCCAGGAGGAGTTGTTGCTTCAGGTAGTAAAGTTGGAGCAAGCAATCCAAAATACAAGTTCATGGTTGCTACAACAAACCACAAGATGTGTCCAACATTGAAAGGAGTCGTTGAAGATTCAGAAGTTCCTGAAGATGTAAATGGAGTTTACGAGATAGTTATTGATGGAGTTGATGAAGAGGCTGTTAAAGAGGCAATGAAACAAGGTATTTTAGCAGCTACAAAAGTTCCAGGAGTTAAGAAAATCACTGCTGGAAACTACGGAGGTAAATTAGGTAAATACCAATTCAATTTAAGAGAATTGTTTGAATAAATCTTAAATTGTTTTAATTTACTTTTTTAGTAAATATTACAAATAAAATTTAAATAGTTGATAATTTAAAATTATATTAAAATAATTTAAATAAAACCAATAGGAGGTTTTTGGTTTGAAACCAAAATATGCATTAAGAAAGGATATGATTGGAGAATTTACACTAAATAAATCTTTTAACACCTATAGAGGGAGAGTTTTAAAAGCTGATTTTAATGGCCCTATTGAAGGTATAGTGATGAAAAACAAGAAAGAGCATATATATTTCTACCCTCTTTTAGCTCTGCATATGGTTAAACCTATAAACTGCATCCCTATAAACGTTATTCCAAAAACTTCCCTCCCAACAAACCCAAAGAATGTACATATTAAGGAAGCTCTGTCAAGGATTGTAGGCAGAACTTTGAAAGTTTATTATGAAACGCCAAAAACATCTTATTTGGGTAGATTGTTGGGTTTTACAAGAGGAGTTTTTTCATGGACTTTGGTTTTAGAGATACATGGAGAGGTTGTTTTATTATTCAATCCTGATTATATTGTTTATTATGGGACAAAGTGGAAGTTTTTGAAGAATAATCCACCATACAAACCGCCAAAATTGATGAATATTACAAAGACAGCCAACTACTTAAAAAGATGTTTGTTGGAGGATGTAATTATAGAGCCAGAGTATCCGAGAATAAACATTGAAAATAAAGTTTATGTTTACCCTTACGGAGTTGTATCTAAGGATGATTATTTAGGAAAGACTGTGGAAGAGATATTAAAAGAAAAAGAGTTCTTAATTTAAAGATTATCAAAAAATAATAGATAAAATCTATTTTTATACGTTAATGGTTTTAAAAATTTTAAAATTTTCTTTTTTGTTAGTATCTTCCTGATTTAATTAAAAATAGTTTGTAATATTCTGTTTTTTTACATAAAAGCTTAAAAAATTTTGATTTATTTTAGCACCGAAGAGTTTATATATGAGTAATCATTATTTACACTAAAAAATCTTATAGCAATTATATATAATCGCCTATAAATTGAGAAAAATTTAAATTTTTGGAGGTGCGTTGAATGAACGCTGAGATAAACCCTCTAAATGCTTATTTTAAGTTACCAAACACAGTTTCTTTGGTAGCTGGAAGTAGTGAAGGTGAAACACCGTTGAATGCGTTTGATGGAGCTTTATTGAATGCAGGTATAGGTAATGTTAATTTAATTAGGATAAGTAGTATAATGCCTCCAGGAGCTGAAATTGTTCCTTTACCAAAATTGCCAATGGGTGCTTTAGTTCCAACAGCTTACGGTTATATGATTAGCGACGTTCCAGGAGAAACAATAGCAGCTGCAATAAGTGTTGCTATTCCAAAAGATAAAAGCCTATGCGGATTAATTATGGAGTATGAAGGAAAATGCTCAAAAAAAGAGGCAGAGAAAACAGTTAGAGAAATGGCAAAGATGGGTTTTGAAATGAGAGGTTGGGAATTGGATAGGATTGAATCAATTGCTGTTGAGCATACAGTAGAAAAATTAGGATGTGCATTTGCTGCAGCTGCATTGTGGTATAAATAAACAACAAAAAATAAGAATAAAAATTTAAAAATAACACCAAACAGTTAAATATGATTAGGATAAATAATTATTAGAGGAAAATAATTTAAAGATAATCTGAGATTTTTGGTTTTTTCAAAAATTTATTTTATATTTTTACCTTTGGAGGTGAAAACATGTTAAAATACTTAGGAAAACACTTAATATTGGAGTTATGGGGGTGTGATCCAAAGGCTTTAGATGATGTAGAAGGTATAGAGAAGATGTTGGTAGATAGTGTAGAGGCTTGCGGAGCTACGTTAATCTGTGTAAGAACACATAAATTTTCACCTCAAGGAGCTACAGGAGTTGCTGTTTTGGCAGAAAGCCACATATCAATTCACACCTGGCCTGAACTTGGATATGCTGCTATGGATATTTTCACCTGTGGAACTCACGTTGAACCAGCAAAAGCACTACCAATTATTAGGGACTTTTTAAAACCAAAACACGTTGAGATTTTGGATTTGAAGAGGGGTATAAGGCTAAATGAAGGTGATGAAGAGTGAATCAAAATAACAATTTTAAATGCCACATATGGTTTACCGAATATCACAACAACAATGTAGCTTTATCAGTTAGAGTTAAGGATATTTTATATATGGACAAATCAGAATTTCAGGAGATAGAAATTATTGATACATACGATTTTGGAAAGGTTTTAATTTTAGATAACACTTTTCAAACAACAGAGAGAGATGAATTTATATATCATGAGTTAATCTCCCACGTTCCTCTTTTCACCCACCCAAATCCAAAAGAGGTTTTAGTTATTGGAGGAGGAGATGGAGGAACTGTTAGGGAGGTAGTTAAGCACAAATCAGTTGAAACAGTAGATTTCGTTGAATTGGATGGAAAGGTTATTGAGGCTTGTAAAAAGTATATGCCAAAATTGAGCTGTGAAATAGACAATGAGAAGGTAAATTTGATAATAACAGATGGAATTAGGTATGTTGCTGAAACAGACAAGAAGTATGATGTAATTATTGTTGACTGTCCAGACCCCGTGGGACCTGCTAAAGGATTATTTGAAAAAGAATTTTACAAAAATGTGTTTAAATGCTTAAAAGATGACGGAATTATGGTTCAACAATCAGAGAGTCCATTGTATAATTTAGATTTGATACAAAATATTTGTAGATATTTAAAAGATGCTGGATTCAAAATTATCATGCCATACACATATCCAATGCCAACATATCCAAGCGGATTTTGGAGCTTCACATTGGCATCTAAAAAATACAACCCATTAGAAACTGATGAAGAAAGGATAAAAGAGGCTTTAAAAGATATGGAAACAAAATACTACGATGAAGAAGTCCATAAAGGAGTGTTTTTAGCTTCACCTAAATTTTTAAAAGAAGCTGTTAAAAAAGCTCTTGAATAAATTTTTATTTTTTATCTCTAAAATAATTTTAAATAAGGGCTCTTTTTTATATTTGTTTATTATTAAATTTAAATTTGGTGAAAAAATGGACTTAGAAGGATATGTTAGAAGATGTCTAAGAAAAAAAATTCCTGAAAATAAAATTATAGAGGATGGATTTAAAAGAATTTTAGAGATTAAAGAAGATGTTGATGAAGAGTTTGCAAGAAAGTTTATAAAGGCCATATTGGAGGAGGTAAAGACAACTGAAAAATTTAAAGAAATAGAGGATGAAAATTTAAAAAATATATTAAAATATCCTGAATCTGAAGTTACAATGGGTAAAATGGGAGTTGGTAGTAGAGGAGAAGGCGATTTCTTTGTGCATAGGGAGATAGCAAGGATTGTTAAAAGCACTAAAGTTAAAGCCTATGTCTCAGCTGAAGAGCAGGACGATGCAGGAATTGTTAGAGCAGATGCAAAATACATAGTTGCAGCAATAGATGGAACACATTCAAGATTAAGTGATTTCCCATTTTTAGGGGGGTTTCACGTAGCAAGAGCTGCTTTAAGAGACATTTATGTTATGGGAGCTGAGGCAGTAGCTTTAATTAGCGATGTGCATTTAGCTGATGATGGAGATGTTGGAAAGATATTTGACTTCACAGCTGGAATATGCGCTGTTTCTGAGGCAGTTAATGTTCCTTTAATAGGAGGAAGTACTTTAAGAGTTGGAGGGGACATGGTAATTGGAGATAGATTGGTTAGTGCTGTTGGAGCTATTGGGGTTATTAAAGAAGGAGAACCAACTGCGAGGAGAAATGCTGAGGTTGGGGATGTTATTTTAATGACTGAAGGTAGTGGGGGAGGAACTATAACAACAACCGCCCTATACTATGGATGGTTTGATGTGATCTATGAAACCTTAAATGTAGATTTTATAAAAGCATGCCAAAATTTAATTAAAAGTGGTTTGGTTAAAAATATTCACGCTATGACTGATGTTACAAATGGTGGTTTAAGGGGAGATGCTTATGAAATTTCAAAAACAGCCAAAGTTTCATTAGTATTTGATAAAGAGAAGGTCTATAAAACAATCAATCCAAAGGTTTTGGAGATGCTTGAAGCATTAAATATAGATCCTCTCGGAGTTTCCACTGATTCTTTAATGATAATCTGCCCTGAAGAGTATGCTGAAGATATAAAAAAGGCTACTGGAGCTATGGAAGTTGGATACGTTGAAGAAGGAAAAGAAAGCTACTTAGTTGATGGAGATAAAAGAATTCCATTAAAACCAATGTTTAGAGAATCTGCCTATACACCAGTTAAGAAGGTTGTTGGTGAGAAAAAACCAGAAAACTTTGAAGAGATGAAAGAAAAAGTTAGAAGGGCTTGTGATGAAGCTATTAAAAAGAAAGATTTTGTTGTAAACTTGTTAAATAGTAGGAAGAAATAATTTATTTTTTTTTAATATTAATCTTTTTTAACTTCTTTTAATATCTCAATAAAGTTATCAATGTGCTCTCTTTTAATGTGTGGCATAACAACAACTCTCAAAGCTTTAACGCAGTTGCAAACTGAAACATAAATCCCCTTATCTCTAAGCTTCATGCAAACATCTTTGTAATCTTCATCCTCAATTGCTACAATATTCAATACTGGTTCGATAACAGGATTAAAACCATTTTCTTTTAATTTTTTGTAGAGGTAGAGTGTGTTTTCCATGCACTCACTAACTATCTTCCTCTGCCCCTCTCTACCCAAGTATTTTAAAACAGCATAGGTGCAAGCTCCTCCAAACCCTACCCTTGTTCCTAATATCGTTGCCTGCTTCGTTTCTGTTAAATATGGAGTATAAACGTCTAAATACTTCCTATAGCTTATATCTTTAAATAAAATTCCTCCACTTGGAATTGGACAGTGTCCCATTTTATGTGGGTCAATAGTTATAGAATCAACACCTAAGGAGAAATCAAAATTATAGTTGATATTTTTCTTCTTATACTTTTCCTCTAAAAAAGGAATTACTAAGCCTCCAAAAGCTGCATCTACATGAATGTATATGTTGTTTTCTTTTGCTATCTTGCTTAGCTCTTCTATGTTATCAATAGTCCCAAGTTCCGTAGTTCCAGCTATTCCAACAATGCCATCTATTTCATAATCTTCAACGGCATCTTTAACAAACTTCTCATCTACAGTATAATCTTTCTTCAATGGAGCATATATGTAGCTTAAATCCATCATGTCTCTTCCTTTTTCAAATGAGAAATGGGCAGTTATTGGTATAATAATTTTAGGATGTTCATTTTTTGATAGTCCTTTTCTTCTCTTCTCCCTCCAAATATTTTTTATACACCTTAAAGCCATTAAATTTGCCTCAGTTCCTCCGCTAACTATGTGTCCATAGGCTTTTTTGTTGTTTAATAATGAGCCTAACAATTCTACAGCTTTTTCTTCCAACAATTTAGTTCCTTTGAATAACCCTGGGTCTCCTAAGTTTGTTTCTAAAAACATATCTACAATTTTTCTTGTTATTGGTAATACATTTGAACACATTGAGCCAAAGATTTTTCCATCTTCATACTTTAAATCCAATTTTCTGTAATTCATTAGTTCTTCCAAAATTTCTCTCTCACTAACACCTTTTTCATCCATAATTCTCACGTTATACTCAGCTGTATTTTAAGATAGGTAATAAGATTTTTTCAAATAAAAATCTATCTTTTGAAATTTTGATGTTTTTTAAATAACTACTCCTGGTCATTGAGTATGGTTACAAAAGTAAAGTTATATAAACTAGTGTAACAAAAAATTTAATGATTAATAGTATTAACAATTATGGACAATTATAATAGTTGTCATTGTTATTAGTAAATTTGGTGGCGTTTATGGTAACTGATATCCCAGTAGTTGTTGCTATGTCTGAACCTTTATTTATTAAAAGTTCACTTTCTGCATACGATGCTATGAAAATGATGATTGACAAAGGGAGGAGATATTGTATACTTCTCGATGAAAATAATGGCCCTGTTGGAATAGTTACAATAACAGATATTATAAAACATATTCTTTTAGAAAGAGTACCTCCAGAAAATGTTAAGATTTATGAAATTGCTACAAAAAAACTTGTAACTATCTCACCGGATACATCAATAGAGGAGGCATTAAAAATTATGAAAAAATATGGTGTATCAAAATTACCAATAGTGGATAACGGGAAAATAGTGGGTATAGTAACTGAAAATGAATTAATAGATATTTTGCCATATATAATAGATCCTTTAAAAGAGCTTGTAAATCATTTAATTGATATAATTAATAATGAATTAAAAGAAGAGCAAAAAAAGAAGGAAAAAGTAAAAGTGTTGGTAAAAACTGGTAAGTGATTTAGTCAATTATTAATTTATTTTGGTGAGGGTATGGATTACGATGTAGTTATTGTAGGAGCAGGACCAGCTGGATTATTTGCAGCTTATGAGCTGGTAGAGAAATCTAAGCTAAAAGTTTTGGTTGTTGAGAGAGGAAATGATATAGATGATAGAAAATGCCCTATGTTAGTTACCGGAAAGTGTCTAAAATGTGATACTTGCAATATTATGTATGGTGTTGGAGGAGCTGGAGGGCTAAGTGATGGAACACTCAACCTAAGGCCTGACATCGGAGGGGATTTAACTGAACTCGTTAATGATGAAAATTATGCTTGGCAGTTAGTTTATGAAGTGGATGAAATATTTTTAAAGTTTGGTGCTCCGAGAGATATTTACAAAGGGGATGAGGAAGAGGTTAAAAAGCTTGAGAAAAAAGCTACTCAGGCTGGGATAAAATTCATCCCTATAATTCAAAGGCATATAGGTTCTGACAACACTCCAAAGGTTATTAAAAATATAAAACAATATTTGGAAAGTAGAGGAGTTAAATTTATGATAAATTCTGAAGTAATAGAATTTAAGAGGGGAGAGGTTAAAGTAAAAACTAAAGATGGAATAAAAACGATAAAAACAAAATACATAATTTTAGCTCCAGGAAGAGGAGGGGCAGAGTGGCTTCACAGCATTATGGATAAAGTTAATTTGAAAGCTACCCATGCACCTATAGATGTTGGTGTTAGGGTAGAGGTTCCAGCCCTAATTATGGAGCACATAACCAAAATAAATCACGACCCAAAATTTCATATCTATACAGACACCTACGACGATTTTGTTAGAACTTTTTGCACAAATCCAAATGGATTTGTAGTTAAAGAAGTCTATGATAATTTAATTGGTGTTAATGGACATTCAATGAGGGGAATAAAAAGCAAAAACACAAACTTTGCATTTTTGGTTAGAGTAGAGCTAACTGAACCTGTTGAAGATACAACGAGCTACGGAAGAAATATTGCTCAAATAGCTACAACTATTGGCGGTAATAAGCCAATACTTCAGAGATTGGGAGATTTATTAAAAGGAAGGAGAAGCACTTGGAGTAGAATAAAGAGAAGTATTGTAGAGCCTACATTAAAGGATGTAACCCCTGGAGATATTGCCATGGTTCTTCCACATAGAATTACTACAGATATAATTGAAGGACTAGAAAAGCTTGATAAAATCATTCCAGGAGTTTTTAGCCCTAATACTCTAATTTATGCTCCAGAAATTAAATACTATGCTATGAAGTTGGAAGTAAATGAACATTTAGAAACAAACATAGAGGATGTGTTTGCAGCTGGAGATGGTGCTGGATTAACAAGAGACATAGTTAATGCTGCAGCTACTGGTTTAATAGCTGCAAGGGGAATTTTAATAAAAGAAGGATTATATACTGATGAGGATTTCAAAAAACCAAATAATTGGAAAGAGATTGTAGAAAATCTGTAGTGAGATTATGAAAATGGTTATAGTGATAAGAACTGATTTAGGTATGGGAAAGGGGAAAATGGTTGCTCAAGGTGGACATGCAATAATAGAGGCTTTTTTGGATGCAAAAAGGAAGAATCCAAAAGTTGTTGAGGAATGGTTGAGGGAAGGGCAAAAAAAGGTTGTTGTTAAGGTTAGTTCTGAAAAAGAGCTGATAGATATATACAATAAAGCAAGAAGTGAAGGCTTACCATGTTCAATAATTAGGGATGCTGGGCACACACAGTTAGAGCCAGGAACATTAACTGCCGTTGCCATAGGTCCAGAGAAGGATGAAAAAATAGATAAAATTACAGGGCATTTAAAACTCTTATAAATTTTGCTTAGCATGTTTAAATGCTTTAAAACCACCTATTAATCTTTTGACTTTAAAACCTAATAGCTGTAAGATTAAAGCCATCGTTTGACTCCTCATCCCTCCTCTTGCACAGAAAACAACAATCAATTTATCCCTATCAAGTTTTTTTGCTTCATTTAAAATTCTTTTCAATCCTTTTTCAATAATGTCTATAGCTACATCAATAGCCTTTTCTCTACCCTCCTGTTTGTATATTTTCCCAATCAATGCATGCTCTTCATCTAAAAACAATGGGATGTTTATAGCTCCTGGGATTGTATCTTCTTTAAACTCTCTCGGACTTCTTGTATCCACAATAATAACATCTTCTTTATCCATTAATTTTAAGAGATCGCTTACAGTAATGGTGTTTTTAACGAGCTCTCCTCCAATAGTCTTTAAAAATTTGTTTATATCTATTCTTTCAAAATATACATCGTAATCTTTAAATTTCATTACACCAACTTTTTTGTCTTTTAAGAATTCTTTGGATGTATTTAATATAAAAGAGGCTAATTCACCTTCAATTTTTCCAGCTAATATTTTTTTACCGTTTGTTATCATTTTCCGCCCATCATTTAAAACAATGCATAAAACAACATCCTCGGTAAATGTTACCAGCCGAGCTAAAATTTCTTCATCCATTTTCTCCCTCAATTAATTTATGTTCCTTTAATTTTTCTTTAATAAATTCATCTATTATTTTAGCTGATTTTTTGACATCTTCGTTATAAACTATCAAATCAGGTTTTATTTTTTTCACATTTCTCATATAATGCTCTCTATAAAGCTTCTCCTCAATCAATTTTGCCGCTTCATAGTAGTTATCTTGCTTTATCAGTTCTATTATATTATCAACAGCTTCAATCATCTCTGGTTTTTTAAAACTATTCCTTAATATTAAAAACTTGTTTATTAAAATTTCTTTCTCCCTTTCATTTTTTGGTTTGTAAATTGTGACTAATCTGTTTATTTGGCACTCATAAGGGCAATCAATTAAAATTTTATAGGTGTAGTTTTTAATATCTGCCAACAATTCTGGGATTTTTAACTTCTTTTCTCCTCCAATCTTTCTTCCCTCATATTCTACAACTGCATAACCAATTTTTTTAGCCTCCTCAATCTCTTTATTAATTAGCTCATCAAACTCTTCTTGAGTTCTCATGCTTAAGTGGTAGAGGTCGCCTAATATGCTCCCTCTCGTCCTTGCGATTTCCTCAATATCAATTACAGGATGACATTTTTTTAACTCCTGAAGTATTTCAGTCTTTCCACAGCCTGTTTTTCCAAACAATCCAAAGATAATCATAATTTCACCAAAAATTTGTTTTATGTTTTGGTATAAATATGTTGGGCTAATTAATTTATATATCATTATCTATGTTGGCAAAAGTTTTAAATATAATTAAAAAATTTAACTAAGATTAAAAAGTATGGTGAACCTATGAAAGATACAAAAAAGAACAAAAATAAAAAAGAAACTATCGTTGATAAAATATTAAATAAATTGAAGTTTCTTGCATGTTCAACATGTTCGTGTAAAAATAATTGTATTAAAAAGAAATTAAATAAATAAATTATTTTTTAACGATTTCACATCCTCCAGGTGGTAAAACCCTCA encodes:
- a CDS encoding pyruvoyl-dependent arginine decarboxylase codes for the protein MNAEINPLNAYFKLPNTVSLVAGSSEGETPLNAFDGALLNAGIGNVNLIRISSIMPPGAEIVPLPKLPMGALVPTAYGYMISDVPGETIAAAISVAIPKDKSLCGLIMEYEGKCSKKEAEKTVREMAKMGFEMRGWELDRIESIAVEHTVEKLGCAFAAAALWYK
- the mfnA gene encoding tyrosine decarboxylase MfnA; this translates as MDEKGVSEREILEELMNYRKLDLKYEDGKIFGSMCSNVLPITRKIVDMFLETNLGDPGLFKGTKLLEEKAVELLGSLLNNKKAYGHIVSGGTEANLMALRCIKNIWREKRRKGLSKNEHPKIIIPITAHFSFEKGRDMMDLSYIYAPLKKDYTVDEKFVKDAVEDYEIDGIVGIAGTTELGTIDNIEELSKIAKENNIYIHVDAAFGGLVIPFLEEKYKKKNINYNFDFSLGVDSITIDPHKMGHCPIPSGGILFKDISYRKYLDVYTPYLTETKQATILGTRVGFGGACTYAVLKYLGREGQRKIVSECMENTLYLYKKLKENGFNPVIEPVLNIVAIEDEDYKDVCMKLRDKGIYVSVCNCVKALRVVVMPHIKREHIDNFIEILKEVKKD
- the speD gene encoding adenosylmethionine decarboxylase, with the translated sequence MLKYLGKHLILELWGCDPKALDDVEGIEKMLVDSVEACGATLICVRTHKFSPQGATGVAVLAESHISIHTWPELGYAAMDIFTCGTHVEPAKALPIIRDFLKPKHVEILDLKRGIRLNEGDEE
- the rpsJ gene encoding 30S ribosomal protein S10; translated protein: MQRARIKLSSTDHKVLDEICRQIKEIAEKTGVDISGPIPLPTKVLKVVTRKSPDGEGSSTFDRWTMKIHKRLIDIDADERALRHIMKIRIPDNVQIEIQFK
- a CDS encoding DUF211 domain-containing protein, which gives rise to MNGIRRIVLDILKPHEPKITDMALKLTSLPNIDGVNITVYEIDKETENVKVTIEGNNLDFDEIQEIIESLGGTIHSIDEVVAGKKIIEEVRTPQDRY
- the engB gene encoding GTP-binding protein EngB, with the protein product MDFFEKYKNLKEKYEEKKIKPKVVVVGRSNVGKSTFVRLITGRKDVKVGKKPGVTLKINEYDMGEYILVDMPGFGYMAGLPKKIQEKIKDEIVHYIENHADEIAAAVQIIDAKAFFEIVERWEERGEIPIDLEMFDFITDLKISPILVANKMDKIKKEEWDEVLDGICEYLKCQPPWHQWKFIVPAILKEGKGIEEIKKKIIERVRLFKKLRNIE
- the pth2 gene encoding aminoacyl-tRNA hydrolase gives rise to the protein MMKMVIVIRTDLGMGKGKMVAQGGHAIIEAFLDAKRKNPKVVEEWLREGQKKVVVKVSSEKELIDIYNKARSEGLPCSIIRDAGHTQLEPGTLTAVAIGPEKDEKIDKITGHLKLL
- a CDS encoding CBS domain-containing protein; this translates as MVTDIPVVVAMSEPLFIKSSLSAYDAMKMMIDKGRRYCILLDENNGPVGIVTITDIIKHILLERVPPENVKIYEIATKKLVTISPDTSIEEALKIMKKYGVSKLPIVDNGKIVGIVTENELIDILPYIIDPLKELVNHLIDIINNELKEEQKKKEKVKVLVKTGK
- the fhcD gene encoding formylmethanofuran--tetrahydromethanopterin N-formyltransferase — protein: MEINGVYIEDTFAEAFPIYVSRVLITAATKKWAKIAATEATGFGCSVIMCPAEAGIEKYVPPSETPDGRPGFIIQICHPKKSELEHQMLERLGQCVLTCPTTAIFDAMGDKAEEQLKVGFKLKFFGDGYEKKDEMYGRKVYRIPIMGGEFITEAKFGIKKGVAGGNFFIMADTNASALIAAEAAVNAIASVEGVITPFPGGVVASGSKVGASNPKYKFMVATTNHKMCPTLKGVVEDSEVPEDVNGVYEIVIDGVDEEAVKEAMKQGILAATKVPGVKKITAGNYGGKLGKYQFNLRELFE
- the speE gene encoding spermidine synthase, which encodes MNQNNNFKCHIWFTEYHNNNVALSVRVKDILYMDKSEFQEIEIIDTYDFGKVLILDNTFQTTERDEFIYHELISHVPLFTHPNPKEVLVIGGGDGGTVREVVKHKSVETVDFVELDGKVIEACKKYMPKLSCEIDNEKVNLIITDGIRYVAETDKKYDVIIVDCPDPVGPAKGLFEKEFYKNVFKCLKDDGIMVQQSESPLYNLDLIQNICRYLKDAGFKIIMPYTYPMPTYPSGFWSFTLASKKYNPLETDEERIKEALKDMETKYYDEEVHKGVFLASPKFLKEAVKKALE
- a CDS encoding AIR synthase-related protein — translated: MDLEGYVRRCLRKKIPENKIIEDGFKRILEIKEDVDEEFARKFIKAILEEVKTTEKFKEIEDENLKNILKYPESEVTMGKMGVGSRGEGDFFVHREIARIVKSTKVKAYVSAEEQDDAGIVRADAKYIVAAIDGTHSRLSDFPFLGGFHVARAALRDIYVMGAEAVALISDVHLADDGDVGKIFDFTAGICAVSEAVNVPLIGGSTLRVGGDMVIGDRLVSAVGAIGVIKEGEPTARRNAEVGDVILMTEGSGGGTITTTALYYGWFDVIYETLNVDFIKACQNLIKSGLVKNIHAMTDVTNGGLRGDAYEISKTAKVSLVFDKEKVYKTINPKVLEMLEALNIDPLGVSTDSLMIICPEEYAEDIKKATGAMEVGYVEEGKESYLVDGDKRIPLKPMFRESAYTPVKKVVGEKKPENFEEMKEKVRRACDEAIKKKDFVVNLLNSRKK
- a CDS encoding NAD(P)/FAD-dependent oxidoreductase yields the protein MDYDVVIVGAGPAGLFAAYELVEKSKLKVLVVERGNDIDDRKCPMLVTGKCLKCDTCNIMYGVGGAGGLSDGTLNLRPDIGGDLTELVNDENYAWQLVYEVDEIFLKFGAPRDIYKGDEEEVKKLEKKATQAGIKFIPIIQRHIGSDNTPKVIKNIKQYLESRGVKFMINSEVIEFKRGEVKVKTKDGIKTIKTKYIILAPGRGGAEWLHSIMDKVNLKATHAPIDVGVRVEVPALIMEHITKINHDPKFHIYTDTYDDFVRTFCTNPNGFVVKEVYDNLIGVNGHSMRGIKSKNTNFAFLVRVELTEPVEDTTSYGRNIAQIATTIGGNKPILQRLGDLLKGRRSTWSRIKRSIVEPTLKDVTPGDIAMVLPHRITTDIIEGLEKLDKIIPGVFSPNTLIYAPEIKYYAMKLEVNEHLETNIEDVFAAGDGAGLTRDIVNAAATGLIAARGILIKEGLYTDEDFKKPNNWKEIVENL